A window from Akkermansia muciniphila encodes these proteins:
- the mfd gene encoding transcription-repair coupling factor: MAEDVSISALMDRVARTAPFHRELAKLGTEEQAVFDHTSLPGVPFVAALCIRAIPDAARAWVVAPHLRAQESIAAQLETWGVRNILFVPEKEVALGEEVGDPELAAERLNVLHRIASGHPGRQTIVVAEGSLNDEVPSVNGMQNQGMTLKTGETHAPDELIKLFAEAGFEGVPQVISRGQWSRRGGILDIFPLQSSHPVRLEFFDDEIESIREFDVDSQISFRKVEHVNLVLAEAAGVETLRDWIKPGDMVITAPFCKERGNACILTAPPENAEGEEDFSLAIHENPLGSFDAGDFVMQEMRRELAERQIREWLDRKWNVSMFFPNEGEEERFRDICAGTPALLSITALRGDLPAGFSIPGAKTAVLSSSELFGRYQSATARRRASREDKARKARAQASLKDINPGDLVVHTSYGIGKFINISTSPDSGDEEMNILYRDNTILHVPLSQAHLVSRYIGLGSKTPELNKLGDAKWQRAKKSAERSVADYAAQLLNVQAERQTGKGYSHPPDSKWMWEFESSFPFRETQDQLRAIAQTKADMEGPRPMDRLICGDVGFGKTEVAIRAAFKCVTGGRQVAVLVPTTVLAEQHFRTFKSRMSEYPVRIEMLSRFSSAANVRSTLEGLRTGAVDIVIGTHRLISDDVSIKNLGLVVIDEEQRFGVRHKEKFKERFKGIDVLTLSATPIPRTLYIALMGARDMSSIETPPVNRQPVQTSVCPYDERIMKKAMERELERGGQIFLLHNRVKTIELFRDRIQALVPKARIVIGHGQMPKDELEKVMRTFVNGEADILLATTIIESGIDIPNANTIIIDRADRFGLADLYQLRGRVGRAGHRAYAYLMLPRSAATTGDARKRVSAIKQYTELGSGFKIAMRDLEIRGAGNLLGTQQSGHIAAIGFDLYCQLLQQSISHMQGKHTAPRPDAALRTDFIVNSETQFAAKSRKDYLGAFLPRDYISDAALRIAAYKDLAAVRTLKEADALLRAWEDRFGPAPETVHYLLDSHKIKILASMANISMVEISGQRLMLTRNGDFILLSNKFPRLAGTAPADKLREALEMLKNI, encoded by the coding sequence ATGGCAGAAGACGTTTCCATATCCGCCCTGATGGACAGGGTGGCCCGGACCGCACCCTTCCACCGGGAGCTGGCCAAACTGGGCACGGAGGAACAGGCGGTTTTCGACCACACTTCCCTGCCGGGCGTCCCGTTTGTGGCTGCCCTGTGCATCCGCGCCATTCCGGACGCCGCCCGCGCCTGGGTGGTCGCGCCCCACCTGCGGGCGCAGGAATCCATTGCCGCGCAGCTGGAAACATGGGGAGTAAGAAACATCCTGTTCGTCCCGGAAAAAGAAGTGGCGCTTGGGGAGGAAGTAGGCGATCCGGAACTCGCCGCAGAACGACTGAATGTCCTTCACCGCATTGCTTCCGGGCACCCGGGCAGGCAGACCATCGTGGTGGCGGAAGGCAGCCTGAATGACGAGGTACCCTCCGTCAACGGCATGCAGAACCAGGGGATGACCCTGAAAACGGGAGAAACCCACGCTCCGGACGAGTTGATCAAGCTGTTTGCGGAGGCAGGCTTTGAAGGGGTTCCGCAGGTCATTTCCCGCGGGCAGTGGTCGCGCCGCGGCGGCATTCTGGACATTTTTCCGCTCCAGTCCTCCCACCCCGTGCGCCTGGAGTTTTTTGATGACGAGATTGAATCCATCCGGGAATTTGACGTAGATTCCCAGATTTCCTTCCGGAAGGTGGAGCACGTCAACCTGGTGCTGGCGGAGGCGGCGGGCGTGGAGACCCTCCGGGACTGGATCAAACCGGGAGACATGGTGATCACCGCCCCCTTCTGCAAGGAACGTGGAAACGCATGCATCCTCACCGCCCCGCCGGAGAATGCGGAAGGAGAGGAGGACTTTTCCCTGGCCATCCATGAGAATCCCCTGGGAAGCTTTGACGCCGGGGACTTCGTGATGCAGGAGATGCGCCGGGAGCTGGCGGAACGCCAGATCCGCGAATGGCTGGACCGTAAATGGAACGTCAGCATGTTTTTTCCCAATGAAGGGGAGGAGGAGCGCTTCCGGGACATCTGCGCCGGAACGCCCGCCCTGCTTTCCATTACCGCCCTGCGCGGGGACCTGCCCGCGGGCTTCAGCATTCCGGGCGCAAAAACGGCTGTGCTTTCTTCCTCGGAACTGTTCGGGAGGTACCAGTCCGCCACCGCGCGCCGCCGCGCCAGCCGGGAAGACAAGGCGCGCAAGGCCCGTGCGCAGGCCTCCCTGAAGGACATCAACCCCGGGGACCTGGTGGTTCACACCAGCTACGGCATCGGCAAGTTCATCAATATTTCCACTTCCCCGGATTCCGGAGACGAGGAAATGAACATCCTTTACCGGGACAACACCATCCTGCACGTCCCCCTCAGCCAGGCACACCTGGTTTCACGGTACATCGGCCTGGGGAGCAAGACGCCGGAACTCAACAAGCTGGGGGACGCCAAATGGCAGCGCGCCAAGAAGTCCGCGGAACGCTCCGTGGCGGATTACGCCGCCCAGCTCCTGAACGTACAGGCGGAGCGCCAGACCGGAAAGGGCTACAGCCACCCGCCGGACAGCAAATGGATGTGGGAGTTTGAAAGCTCCTTCCCCTTCCGGGAGACGCAGGACCAGCTCCGCGCCATCGCCCAGACGAAGGCGGACATGGAAGGCCCCCGCCCCATGGACCGCCTGATCTGCGGGGACGTGGGCTTCGGCAAGACGGAGGTGGCCATCCGCGCCGCCTTCAAGTGCGTGACGGGCGGACGGCAGGTAGCCGTGCTGGTGCCCACCACCGTGCTGGCGGAACAGCATTTCCGGACATTCAAGTCACGCATGAGCGAATATCCCGTGCGGATTGAAATGCTCAGCCGCTTCAGCAGCGCGGCGAACGTCCGCTCCACGCTGGAAGGGCTGAGGACGGGTGCCGTGGACATCGTCATCGGCACGCACCGCCTCATCTCGGACGACGTTTCCATCAAGAACCTGGGCCTGGTGGTGATTGACGAGGAGCAGCGCTTCGGCGTCCGGCACAAGGAAAAGTTCAAGGAACGCTTCAAGGGCATCGACGTGCTCACGCTGTCCGCCACGCCCATTCCACGCACGCTGTATATTGCCCTAATGGGCGCGCGGGACATGAGCTCCATTGAGACGCCGCCCGTCAACCGGCAGCCCGTGCAGACGAGCGTATGCCCCTATGACGAACGCATCATGAAGAAGGCCATGGAGCGTGAACTGGAACGCGGAGGCCAGATTTTCCTGCTGCACAACCGGGTCAAGACCATCGAATTGTTCCGGGACCGCATCCAGGCCCTGGTTCCCAAGGCCCGCATCGTCATCGGCCACGGGCAGATGCCCAAGGACGAGCTGGAAAAGGTCATGCGCACCTTCGTGAACGGGGAGGCGGATATCCTGCTGGCGACCACCATCATTGAATCCGGCATCGACATCCCGAACGCCAACACCATCATCATTGACCGTGCGGACCGCTTCGGCCTGGCGGACCTGTACCAGCTCCGGGGCCGCGTGGGCCGCGCCGGGCACCGCGCCTACGCGTACCTCATGCTTCCCCGGTCCGCCGCCACCACGGGAGACGCCCGCAAGCGCGTCTCCGCCATTAAGCAGTACACGGAACTGGGTTCCGGCTTCAAGATAGCCATGCGGGACCTGGAAATCCGCGGCGCGGGCAACCTGCTGGGCACCCAGCAGAGCGGCCACATTGCCGCCATCGGCTTTGACCTGTACTGCCAGCTTCTCCAGCAGTCCATCTCCCACATGCAGGGCAAGCACACGGCACCGCGGCCGGACGCGGCGCTGAGAACAGATTTCATCGTGAACAGCGAGACGCAGTTCGCCGCCAAATCCCGCAAGGATTATCTGGGCGCCTTCCTGCCCCGTGACTACATCAGCGATGCCGCCCTGCGCATCGCCGCGTACAAGGACCTGGCGGCAGTCCGCACCCTGAAGGAGGCGGACGCCCTGCTCCGCGCGTGGGAAGACCGCTTCGGCCCCGCACCGGAAACGGTGCATTACCTGCTGGATTCCCATAAAATCAAGATACTGGCTTCCATGGCCAACATCTCCATGGTGGAGATCAGCGGGCAGCGCCTGATGCTCACCAGGAACGGGGATTTTATTCTGCTGTCCAACAAATTCCCGCGGCTGGCCGGCACCGCCCCCGCAGACAAGCTCCGGGAGGCGCTGGAAATGCTGAAGAACATTTGA
- a CDS encoding glycoside hydrolase family 97 protein, with product MKNLITLSSIAILAISGTVRAGEPSAALASPDGLVTWNLTARDGKAGHSLNKKDRVILEPSALGIAVNGSGVADGITGWSVEKVRENVHETFETRGKYPSASVHFNEYVASGDNSALRLRARVFNNGVAFRYEWTEDMKKKPALRIGEEKTSFTFPEQAVLWTQDAHSALGPCEGVWSPARIADFKKDPGNPRSHVRTMPVTAELPDGGFALIQEAANFNKQWSGIKFSLQDGACQAVHFQDPHGFSVPSSVEMPWRVVLVNDDLNGLVRNDIIPSLAPEPDKNLFPDGAKTPWIKPGRSTWTWWDRGKVLEEDQYAFVDMASGFGWEYHLVDEGWKKWGKTLPESMEKIARLVRYAAGKKVGIWVWVRWSDVNNPANNWESMRSFFSALAQTGIKGIKIDFMDSASQERLAFYDAVAENLAKNKLMVNFHGANTPTGEERAWPHEMSREGIYGGEQNIWAAIDGRHYCALPFTRLISGHADFTGGYFGHGEKLRGSSWPLQMAANIIYTSPILHWVSSPADMEAAFPKGSPEREAVRNIPSAWDETIVLPPSAIGECAAFARRSGNQWYIALMNGDGRERTVSIPLDFLDRKTAYRATILRDLPERNDGWKVETGEFSSGDTLPFTMRVKGGGIARLVPAGK from the coding sequence ATGAAGAACCTGATCACCCTCAGCAGCATCGCCATACTGGCCATATCCGGAACCGTCCGGGCCGGGGAACCCTCCGCCGCCCTGGCATCCCCGGACGGCCTGGTCACCTGGAACCTGACGGCCCGGGACGGAAAGGCCGGACATTCCCTGAATAAAAAAGACCGGGTTATTCTGGAACCTTCCGCGCTCGGCATCGCCGTGAACGGCTCCGGCGTTGCGGACGGCATCACGGGATGGAGCGTGGAAAAGGTGAGGGAAAATGTTCACGAGACCTTTGAAACGCGCGGCAAGTACCCCTCCGCCTCCGTCCATTTTAACGAATACGTGGCTTCCGGGGACAACTCCGCCCTGCGCCTCCGCGCCCGCGTCTTCAATAACGGCGTAGCCTTCCGCTATGAATGGACGGAGGACATGAAGAAAAAGCCTGCTCTCCGCATCGGGGAGGAAAAGACTTCCTTCACTTTCCCGGAGCAGGCCGTCCTGTGGACCCAGGACGCCCATTCCGCGCTGGGCCCCTGCGAGGGAGTGTGGTCCCCGGCCAGGATAGCAGATTTCAAGAAGGACCCCGGCAATCCCCGCAGCCATGTCCGCACCATGCCGGTTACGGCGGAACTGCCGGACGGAGGCTTCGCCCTGATCCAGGAAGCCGCCAACTTCAACAAGCAGTGGAGCGGCATTAAATTTTCCCTTCAGGACGGCGCCTGCCAGGCGGTGCATTTCCAGGACCCGCACGGCTTTTCCGTCCCCTCCTCCGTGGAAATGCCCTGGCGGGTCGTTCTAGTGAATGACGATCTCAACGGCCTGGTCCGGAACGACATCATTCCCTCCCTGGCTCCGGAGCCGGACAAAAACCTTTTCCCTGACGGAGCCAAAACGCCCTGGATCAAGCCGGGCCGCTCCACCTGGACCTGGTGGGACCGGGGGAAGGTTCTGGAAGAAGACCAGTACGCCTTTGTGGATATGGCCTCCGGCTTCGGCTGGGAATACCACCTGGTGGATGAAGGATGGAAGAAATGGGGCAAGACCCTGCCGGAAAGCATGGAAAAGATCGCCCGGCTGGTCCGCTACGCCGCAGGTAAAAAGGTAGGAATCTGGGTATGGGTGCGCTGGTCAGACGTCAACAATCCCGCCAACAACTGGGAAAGCATGCGCAGTTTTTTCAGCGCCCTTGCCCAAACGGGCATCAAGGGAATCAAGATAGACTTCATGGATTCCGCCTCACAGGAACGCCTGGCTTTTTATGACGCCGTGGCGGAAAACCTGGCAAAGAACAAGCTCATGGTCAACTTCCACGGAGCCAATACCCCCACCGGGGAGGAACGCGCCTGGCCGCATGAAATGAGCCGGGAAGGCATCTACGGCGGAGAACAGAATATCTGGGCGGCCATAGACGGCCGGCATTACTGCGCGCTGCCCTTCACGCGCCTCATCTCCGGGCATGCCGATTTCACGGGCGGCTACTTCGGCCACGGAGAGAAACTGCGCGGCTCCTCCTGGCCCCTCCAGATGGCGGCCAACATCATTTACACATCCCCCATCCTCCACTGGGTTTCCAGCCCCGCGGACATGGAAGCCGCCTTTCCGAAGGGCTCCCCGGAACGCGAAGCCGTCCGGAATATTCCCTCCGCATGGGATGAAACCATCGTTCTGCCGCCGTCCGCCATCGGGGAATGCGCCGCCTTCGCCCGGCGCTCCGGGAACCAGTGGTACATTGCCCTGATGAACGGGGACGGGCGGGAACGCACGGTCTCCATTCCCCTGGACTTCCTGGACCGGAAGACGGCGTACCGGGCCACCATCCTCCGCGACCTGCCTGAACGGAACGACGGCTGGAAGGTGGAAACCGGGGAATTTTCTTCCGGAGACACCCTTCCCTTCACCATGCGCGTGAAGGGCGGCGGCATTGCCCGCCTGGTTCCCGCGGGCAAGTAG
- a CDS encoding phosphoglycerate kinase encodes MAKLTVRDLDAKGKEVLMRVDFNVPLKDGEITNDARIVAALPTIKFLLDQGARVVLTSHLGRPKNEPDAAFSLKPVAARLSELLGKEVKFVPAAIGPEAEAARAAMKDGDVVLLENVRFYPGEKKNDPEFAKALLGNATLFVNDAFGTAHRAHASTEGVTHFAEKSAMGFLIERELEYLEGKLENPEKPFVVIMGGAKVSDKIEVLSKLMEKADTFLIGGAMANTFLAAEGYDLGASKIEGDKLDLAREILAEAKAKGVKFLLPADVRVAMKFEDGAETFCTAPFAEGGKVPEGGMAIDIGDKAIEEFSAIIKGAKTVLWNGPMGVFEMDCFAKGTKEIAEALADSSAISIVGGGDSVTAAKKFKVQDKLSFCSTGGGASLELLEGKVLPGVGALTDKCGCCCQK; translated from the coding sequence ATGGCTAAACTTACTGTACGTGACCTTGATGCCAAGGGCAAGGAAGTCCTGATGCGCGTTGACTTCAACGTTCCCCTCAAGGATGGGGAAATCACCAATGACGCCCGCATCGTTGCGGCTCTTCCCACCATCAAGTTCCTGCTGGACCAGGGCGCCCGCGTCGTCCTGACCTCCCATCTGGGCCGTCCCAAAAATGAACCTGATGCCGCTTTCTCCCTGAAGCCCGTTGCGGCCCGTCTTTCCGAACTGCTCGGCAAGGAAGTGAAATTCGTTCCCGCCGCCATCGGCCCGGAAGCGGAAGCCGCCCGCGCCGCCATGAAGGACGGTGACGTGGTCCTGCTGGAAAACGTCCGCTTCTACCCCGGTGAAAAGAAAAACGATCCGGAATTCGCCAAGGCCCTCCTGGGCAACGCCACGCTGTTCGTGAACGACGCGTTCGGCACCGCGCACCGCGCCCACGCTTCCACGGAAGGCGTGACGCATTTTGCGGAAAAGAGCGCCATGGGCTTCCTGATCGAACGCGAGCTGGAATACCTGGAAGGCAAGCTGGAAAACCCGGAAAAACCCTTCGTGGTGATCATGGGCGGCGCCAAGGTGTCCGACAAGATTGAAGTGCTTTCCAAGCTGATGGAAAAGGCTGATACGTTCCTCATTGGCGGAGCCATGGCCAATACGTTCCTGGCGGCTGAAGGCTATGACCTGGGCGCTTCCAAGATTGAAGGCGACAAGCTGGACCTGGCCCGTGAAATCCTGGCGGAAGCCAAGGCCAAGGGCGTGAAGTTCCTGCTTCCGGCTGACGTGCGCGTAGCCATGAAGTTTGAAGACGGCGCGGAAACTTTCTGCACGGCTCCCTTCGCGGAAGGCGGCAAGGTGCCGGAAGGCGGCATGGCCATCGACATTGGCGACAAGGCCATTGAAGAATTCTCCGCCATCATCAAGGGCGCCAAGACCGTTCTGTGGAACGGCCCGATGGGCGTGTTTGAAATGGACTGCTTCGCCAAGGGCACCAAGGAAATCGCGGAAGCCCTGGCGGATTCCTCCGCCATCTCCATCGTGGGCGGCGGCGACTCCGTGACGGCGGCCAAGAAATTCAAGGTCCAGGACAAGCTTTCCTTCTGCTCCACGGGCGGCGGCGCCTCCCTGGAACTGCTGGAAGGCAAGGTGCTCCCCGGTGTGGGCGCCCTGACGGACAAGTGCGGCTGCTGCTGCCAGAAGTAG
- the gap gene encoding type I glyceraldehyde-3-phosphate dehydrogenase — translation MAKYAINGFGRIGRNVLRAMSKEERNKVVAINDLTPIEMIAHLLKYDSTQGKFDGEISIDGEYLVVDGHKILITVERDPANLPWKDLGVDVVLESTGLFTKRDAAKKHLAAGAKKVLISAPSPDPDLTFVLGINDSEYDPAKHDIVSNASCTTNCLAPMVKVLDDKFGIEKGMMSTIHSYTNDQRILDLPHSDPRRARAAAINIIPTTTGAAKAIGEVMPNLKGSLNGASFRVPTPTGSLTDFVAVLKKNVTVEEVNAAMKEAAEGPLKGILDYSEEALVLQDIVSDPHSCIFDSGFTYVVGGNLVKVCGWYDNEWGYSNRAAEAMKKLGDSLGCGCSCGK, via the coding sequence ATGGCCAAATATGCTATTAACGGTTTTGGACGTATTGGTCGCAACGTACTGCGCGCCATGTCCAAGGAAGAACGCAACAAGGTTGTTGCCATCAATGACTTGACCCCCATTGAAATGATCGCCCACCTGCTCAAGTATGACTCCACGCAGGGCAAGTTTGACGGCGAAATCTCCATCGACGGCGAATATCTGGTTGTTGACGGTCACAAGATCCTCATCACCGTGGAACGTGACCCCGCCAACCTTCCCTGGAAGGACCTGGGCGTGGACGTCGTTCTGGAATCCACCGGCCTGTTCACCAAGCGTGACGCCGCCAAGAAGCACCTGGCCGCCGGCGCCAAGAAGGTGCTCATTTCCGCTCCCTCCCCGGATCCCGACCTGACCTTCGTTCTGGGCATCAATGACAGCGAATACGATCCCGCCAAGCATGACATCGTTTCCAACGCTTCCTGCACCACCAACTGCCTTGCTCCGATGGTGAAGGTGCTGGACGACAAGTTCGGCATTGAAAAGGGCATGATGAGCACCATTCACTCCTACACGAATGACCAGCGCATCCTGGACCTTCCGCACTCTGACCCCCGCCGCGCCCGCGCCGCCGCGATCAACATCATCCCCACCACCACCGGCGCCGCCAAGGCCATCGGTGAAGTGATGCCGAACCTGAAGGGTTCCCTGAACGGCGCCTCCTTCCGCGTTCCTACCCCGACCGGTTCCCTGACCGACTTCGTGGCCGTTCTCAAGAAGAACGTGACTGTGGAAGAAGTGAACGCCGCCATGAAGGAAGCCGCTGAAGGCCCGCTGAAAGGCATTCTGGACTACTCCGAGGAAGCCCTGGTTCTCCAGGACATCGTTTCCGACCCCCACTCCTGCATCTTTGACTCCGGCTTCACGTATGTGGTCGGCGGCAACCTGGTGAAGGTCTGCGGCTGGTACGACAACGAATGGGGTTACTCCAACCGCGCCGCTGAAGCCATGAAGAAGCTGGGCGACAGCCTGGGCTGCGGCTGCTCCTGCGGCAAGTAA
- the ruvA gene encoding Holliday junction branch migration protein RuvA encodes MIAFLRGTVAESYPQRLILDVHGVGYEVIVPLSTFDRLNPLPGRELTLKTYLHVRENMQVLYGFATDAERDIFLLLIDRVSGIGPATAIAILGSLSVEQFKQAVVSGDVSGIARAKGVGKKTAERIVLELKDKVGLAATWEAQAQGATSQAAGDAELALIALGFKQVESRKAIAAHLKDHPDADADELIRAALRSMN; translated from the coding sequence ATGATAGCTTTTCTGCGCGGCACGGTGGCGGAATCCTACCCCCAGCGGTTGATTCTGGATGTTCACGGCGTGGGGTATGAGGTGATTGTGCCCCTGTCCACCTTTGACAGGCTGAACCCTCTGCCCGGCAGGGAGCTGACGCTGAAAACCTACCTGCATGTCCGAGAGAACATGCAGGTGCTGTACGGCTTTGCCACGGATGCGGAGCGGGATATTTTCCTGCTGCTGATCGACCGCGTTTCCGGCATCGGCCCGGCCACGGCCATCGCCATCCTGGGTTCCCTGTCCGTGGAGCAGTTCAAGCAGGCGGTAGTCAGCGGGGACGTCTCCGGCATTGCCCGTGCCAAGGGCGTGGGCAAGAAAACGGCGGAACGCATCGTTCTGGAACTGAAGGACAAGGTAGGTCTGGCCGCCACGTGGGAGGCCCAGGCCCAGGGGGCCACCTCCCAGGCCGCCGGGGACGCGGAGCTGGCGCTGATTGCGCTGGGGTTCAAGCAGGTGGAGTCCCGCAAGGCGATTGCCGCCCATTTGAAGGACCATCCGGACGCGGATGCGGACGAGCTGATTCGCGCCGCCCTGCGTTCCATGAACTGA
- a CDS encoding polysaccharide biosynthesis/export family protein produces the protein MKKVICSILCLLLGAAGLASAQSPDAVPAHGTIEIQVRGIPNDDATAISGQYLLDGNGTIRMPQLPAGQDVLRVVGKTARQIEDMLMAAYKKAELYTAPTFLVKVQSSDMHLTEHIVLVSGGVAMKKNVLWRRGMTLLEAIVGAGDITDFGSRYIQVTRGGKTVTYDYFSIRDRGIPIQPNDRIFVPQRGIFEGRPAKLLP, from the coding sequence ATGAAAAAAGTTATCTGTTCCATCCTCTGTCTCCTGCTGGGTGCGGCGGGGCTGGCCTCCGCCCAGTCTCCGGATGCCGTGCCTGCCCACGGGACCATTGAAATCCAGGTGCGCGGCATTCCCAATGATGACGCTACCGCCATCTCCGGACAGTATCTGCTGGACGGTAACGGGACGATACGCATGCCCCAGCTTCCGGCGGGGCAGGACGTGCTGCGCGTGGTGGGCAAGACAGCCCGCCAGATAGAAGACATGCTGATGGCTGCCTATAAAAAGGCGGAACTGTATACGGCCCCCACCTTTCTGGTGAAAGTGCAGAGTTCCGACATGCACCTGACGGAGCACATCGTGCTGGTGAGCGGCGGCGTGGCCATGAAGAAAAACGTTCTGTGGCGGCGAGGCATGACTTTGCTGGAAGCGATTGTAGGCGCGGGAGACATTACGGACTTCGGTTCCCGGTACATCCAGGTGACGCGCGGCGGAAAAACCGTGACGTATGACTACTTCTCCATCCGGGACAGGGGTATCCCCATCCAGCCCAATGACCGTATTTTCGTTCCCCAGCGCGGGATTTTTGAAGGACGGCCCGCAAAACTCCTGCCCTGA
- a CDS encoding polysaccharide biosynthesis tyrosine autokinase, which produces MNSQDQQNSDRIVRNIDYLQVLKNRWKEVFLVFLLVLVISVVVTFLMPPAYQTRCQFQIKLPKPVMEIGQGGDVVATSNVTANYIPMQYSVLTSTEVLKIVSKKLNLAAEWGMTDEKAASNLAGMIKVAPVRATDLVDVIVSGPDPKLVQNIAKTVPEAYKQDREMRENRLVETAIKSLKDVLREQEDTVNEKMMALKKLIAESSYLPTTWRNGENRNTLTAGMEEEDFRNAKSQAMAFEKDEKELASYVQELQRLPDDKLLDYVISSDLLNAESVGAKALRETYAEFSEKLKEKENLKAQNIGPKHPKMLALVETERILSDKLNKELIGLRSSLKSKLEMVSASRKHWEETVALKEKALQDHVLKVPMYEQASRDYDAALDQLKDLSSRYTDEIARLRVPRDAVEMYDLPEYPAVAYKPSITINLAVGASVGLLLGIGLALFLEFMDTSVKTMEDVERALQVPVLGIIPKNVPILHSSDVLGPDAEAYRILRTNIEFNKKGLEEISLTFVSGSAGEGKTTTLCNLAYICAQGGYATLMIDADLRRSKLHRYYELDNEVGLTSYLLEDYPLEEVIFQTPIENLYVMPAGPTPFDPSGTLNSRKFSELLQEVKQRFDMVLVDSPPILGVSDSAVIVSEVDMTLMVVQPRKLPLKALLRQKQVIESVGGNLAGVVMNNVDITSDHQYQYYTTYYSYYSADGGSSGGNVDASSMKKAERSGKAKELAANQSHDSEDLY; this is translated from the coding sequence ATGAATTCCCAGGATCAGCAGAACAGCGATCGGATTGTACGCAATATTGATTATTTGCAGGTTTTAAAAAATCGCTGGAAGGAGGTCTTCCTGGTTTTCCTTCTGGTTTTGGTCATTTCCGTGGTGGTGACTTTCCTGATGCCCCCGGCTTACCAGACGAGGTGCCAGTTCCAGATCAAGCTGCCCAAGCCCGTCATGGAAATCGGCCAGGGAGGGGACGTGGTCGCCACCTCCAACGTCACGGCCAACTACATCCCCATGCAGTACTCCGTGCTGACTTCAACGGAAGTGCTGAAGATAGTATCCAAGAAACTGAACCTTGCCGCGGAGTGGGGGATGACGGATGAAAAAGCCGCCTCCAACCTGGCCGGCATGATCAAGGTGGCTCCCGTGCGCGCGACGGACCTGGTGGATGTGATTGTCTCCGGTCCGGATCCCAAACTGGTGCAGAACATCGCCAAAACGGTTCCGGAAGCCTACAAGCAGGACCGTGAAATGCGTGAAAACCGTCTGGTTGAAACCGCTATTAAAAGTTTGAAGGACGTCCTCCGGGAACAGGAAGACACCGTTAATGAAAAAATGATGGCTCTCAAGAAGCTGATTGCGGAGAGCTCCTACCTGCCCACTACCTGGAGGAACGGTGAAAACCGGAACACATTGACTGCCGGGATGGAAGAGGAAGACTTCCGGAATGCCAAATCCCAGGCCATGGCCTTTGAAAAGGATGAAAAGGAACTGGCTTCCTACGTGCAGGAACTTCAGCGCCTGCCTGATGACAAGCTGCTGGATTACGTGATCAGCTCTGACCTGCTGAATGCTGAATCCGTGGGCGCCAAGGCCCTGCGTGAAACCTATGCGGAATTTTCCGAAAAGCTCAAGGAGAAGGAAAACCTGAAAGCCCAGAACATCGGCCCCAAGCACCCCAAAATGCTGGCGCTGGTGGAGACGGAAAGAATCCTGTCCGACAAGCTGAACAAGGAGCTGATCGGGCTGCGTTCCTCGCTTAAAAGCAAGCTTGAAATGGTTTCCGCAAGCCGGAAGCACTGGGAGGAGACCGTGGCGCTTAAGGAAAAAGCCCTCCAGGACCATGTCTTGAAGGTGCCCATGTATGAGCAGGCCAGCCGTGATTATGACGCCGCCCTGGACCAGCTCAAGGACCTGTCTTCCCGCTACACGGATGAAATTGCCCGGCTGCGCGTTCCCCGTGACGCGGTTGAAATGTATGACCTGCCGGAATATCCCGCCGTTGCCTATAAGCCGAGCATCACCATCAATCTGGCGGTGGGTGCGAGCGTAGGGCTGCTGCTGGGCATCGGCCTGGCCCTCTTTCTGGAATTCATGGACACCTCCGTCAAGACGATGGAGGATGTGGAACGGGCTCTTCAGGTTCCCGTGCTGGGTATCATTCCCAAGAATGTCCCCATCCTCCATTCTTCCGATGTGCTGGGGCCGGATGCGGAAGCCTACCGGATACTGCGCACAAACATAGAATTCAACAAGAAGGGGCTGGAGGAAATTTCCCTGACGTTCGTTTCCGGCAGCGCCGGGGAAGGCAAGACCACCACCCTGTGCAACCTGGCCTACATCTGCGCCCAGGGCGGTTATGCCACCCTGATGATTGACGCTGACCTGCGCCGCTCAAAGCTTCACCGGTACTATGAACTGGATAATGAAGTGGGGCTTACCTCCTACCTGCTGGAAGACTACCCGCTGGAGGAAGTGATTTTCCAGACACCCATTGAAAACCTGTACGTGATGCCTGCGGGCCCCACTCCCTTTGACCCGTCCGGAACGCTGAACTCCCGCAAATTCAGCGAACTTCTCCAGGAGGTGAAACAGCGCTTCGACATGGTGCTGGTGGACTCCCCGCCCATCCTGGGCGTCAGTGACTCCGCCGTCATCGTGAGCGAGGTGGACATGACCCTCATGGTGGTGCAGCCGCGCAAACTGCCGCTGAAAGCCCTGCTGAGGCAAAAGCAGGTGATTGAATCCGTAGGCGGCAACTTGGCCGGGGTGGTCATGAATAATGTGGACATTACGTCTGATCATCAGTATCAATACTACACGACTTACTATTCCTATTATTCCGCGGATGGCGGTTCCTCCGGCGGGAACGTGGATGCCTCTTCCATGAAGAAGGCGGAACGTTCCGGCAAGGCCAAGGAGCTGGCCGCCAACCAGTCCCATGATAGTGAAGATCTGTACTAA